One Streptomyces formicae genomic window, AACGTCCTCGCGGTGGAGCCGGGCGTCGTCGTCGCCTACGAGCGGAACTCGACGACGAACACGCATCTGCGCAAGCAGGGCATCGAGGTGATCGAGATCAGGGGGAGCGAGCTGGGGCGCGGCAGGGGCGGTCCCCGCTGCATGAGCTGTCCGGTGGAGCGGGACGCGGTGCCGGGGGCGTAGCCAGTACCCTCGCCGGTCCGCGCCCGTTCCCGCGTGTATAGAAATGTGGAGCATCGTATATAGTTTCAATGTCCCCGTATCCGCATCCCAGGAGCGCCCCATGGCCACAGACCTCACCGGCCGCCACTTCCTCAAGGAGCTGGACTTCACCGCCGACGAGTTCCGCGGCCTGCTCGACCTGGCCGCCGAGCTGAAGGCGGCGAAGAAGGCCGGGACCGAGACGCAGCTCCTGCGCGGCAGGAACGTCGCCCTGATCTTCGAGAAGAGCTCCACGAGGACGCGCTGCGCCTTCGAGGTGGCCGCCGCCGACCAGGGCGCGTCGACGACGTACATCGACCCGGCGGGCTCGCACATCGGCACCAAGGAGTCCGCCAAGGACACCGCCCGGGTGCTCGGCCGGATGTTCGACGCGATCCAGTTCCGCGGGGACGCGCAGGAGACCGTCGAGACGCTCGCCGCCCACGCGGGCGTGCCGGTCTACAACGGCCTGACGGACGAGTGGCACCCCACCCAGATGCTCGCCGACGTCCTCACGATGACCGAGCACAGCGCCAAGCCCCTCGCCGAGATCGCCTTCGCCTACCTCGGCGACGCCCGCTTCAACACGGGCAGCTCGTACCTGATCACCGGCGCCCTGCTCGGCATGGACGTCCGCCTGGTCGCGCCCCGGGCCTACTGGCCCGCCGACGAGATCGTCGCGAAGGCCCGCGAGCTGGCCGAGGACAGCGGTGCCCGCATCACGCTCACCGAGGACGTCCCCGAGGGCGTGCGCGGCGCCGACTTCGTCGTCACCGACGTCTGGGTGTCCATCGGCGAGCCCAAGCAGGTGTGGGCCGAGCGCATAGCCGCCCTCGCGCCGTACGCGGTGACGATGGACGTCCTGCGCGCCACGGGGAACGCGGACGTGAAGTTCCTGCACTGCCTGCCCGCCTTCCACGACCTCGGCACCACGGTCGCGCGCGAGATCCACGAGACCTACGGCCTGGAGTCCCTTGAGGTCACCGACGAGGTCTTCGAGTCGGCGCACTCCGTCGTCTTCGACGAGGCCGAGAACCGGCTGCACACCATCAAGGCGATCCTCGTCGCGACCCTGGCCTGACCGTTCCCACCGCACCACCCCAGCACCACCAGAAACGAGAACCACCCCATGAGCCCCACGAGTCCCACCGGGCTTCGCATCAAGTCTCCCGAGCAGCTCGTCGCCGAGTCGGGCGCCGACCTCGAAGGCCACGGCCTCAAGCGCACCATGGGGCTCTTCCAGCTCGTGTGTTTCGGCGTCGGCGCCATCGTCGGCACCGGGATCTTCGTGGGGCTTTCCGACTCGGTCGCCGAGGCGGGTCCCGCCGTCGCGGTCTCCTATGTGCTCGCGGCCGTGACCTGCATCTTCACCGCGTTCTCGTTCGCCGAGCTGGGCGGTGCCATCCCGGTCTCCGGCAGCTCGTACTCCTTCGCGTACGCCTCCCTCGGTGAGCGCACCGCGTTCCTGGTGGGCTGGTGCCTGCTCCTGGAGTACGGCGTCTCGGTCTCCGCCGTCGCGGTGGGCTGGAGCCAGTACCTCAACGAACTCCTCAACAGCCTCACCGGCTGGGAGCTGCCCACCGCCCTGTCCGCCGGACCCGGCGAGGGCGGCGTCGTGAACCTGCCCGCCGTGGTCGTCATCCTGCTCGCCGCCACCCTCCTGGTGCGCGGCATCAGGGAGAGCGCGGGGGCGACGGCCGCCATGGCCGTACTGAAGATCGGCATCCTGCTGCTCTTCCTCGCGATCGCCTTCTCGGCGTTCGAGGACGGCAACCTGGCGCCCTTCATGGGCGCGGGGGTCTCCGGCGTCACCGCGGGCGCCTCGCTCGCGTTCTTCTCCTTCATCGGCTTCGACGCGGTCACCACGGCGGGCGAGGAGGTCAGGAACCCGCGGCGCAACATCCCGCTCGCGATCATGATCTGCATCGGGGTCGTGACCCTGCTCTACGTCGCGGTGGCGCTCGCCGCCATCGGCGCGATCGGCTCTGACGCGGTCGCCGACAAGCCCGCCGCGCTCTCCCTGATCGTCAACCAGGTCACCGAGTCGACGGTCGGCGGCGGCGTCATCGCCTTCGGCGCGGTCGTCGCCATCGCCTCGGTCGTGCTCGCCGTGATGTACGGCCAGACCCGCATCCTGATGTCGATGTCCCGCGACGGCCTGATGCCGCGCGTCTTCGAACGCGTCTCGCCGAGGACGTCCACGCCGGTGGCCAACACCTGGATCGTCGCGGCCGTCGTCGCCGTGCCCGCCGCCTTCTCCTCGCTCGACGTGGTCGTCAACCTGACCACCATCGGCACGCTCGCGATCATGGTCGTGGTGAACATCGCGGTGATAGCGCTGCGGCGGACGAACCCGGGTCTCAGGCGCACCTTCCGGGTGCCGCTCTACCCGCTGAGCCCGGTCCTCGGCGTCGCCTTCTGCCTCTACCTGATCTGGGGCACCGGCTGGTCGACGTGGCTCCAGTTCGCGGTGTTCGTCGCGGTGGGCGCCGTCGTCTACGCGCTCTACGGCCGCGGCCACTCGCGGCTCGGCAGGGGAGAGGCGCCGGTCAGTGCCGGTGCGTCCCGGGGAGCGTGAACCAGACGGCCTTGCCGGACTCGGTGGCCCGGTGCCCGCAGGACGAGCTCAGGGTGCGGATGAGCAGCAGCCCGCGCCCGTGCTCCTGCCAGGGGTCCGGCTCGCCGGCCGTGGGGTCGGTCAGATCGCCCGGCGGCAGCGGATTGGAGTCGTGGACCTCGACCTGGCAGCCGGTCGGAAGCAGCTCGATCACCAGCTCTATGGGGTCCTGTCCCGCGGTGTGCTCGACGGCGTTCGCGACGAGCTCGGCGGTGAGGAGCTCGGCGGTGTCGGTGTCGGCGGACGACTCGATGTCGGTGAGCGCCGTACGGACCAGGGCGCGCGCGACGGGCACGGCTGCCGTGGTGTGGGGCAGTGCGATGCGCCAGGAGGCGGGCGAAGGAGGTTCGTGCAAGGCGGGTCCGTTCAGGGCAGCAGGCGGTCCTGGTCCTGCTTTCAACCGTACGAATCTTAAGCGCTATGTCGACAGGGGCGACGGTCGGGCATTTCCGGGACGTCCGGCCCTGCCGTGCTCTGTGTGACAAGACGCGTATATCGGGAAATTCGTTCCCTCGCGCGGTGCGGGCGGCCGTTGTATCGCGCACTCGTGACGGCGGTCACGAACAAGTGATAACTTCGAAAGGTAGCGAGCTCCAGCCCCCAGCCCTCAGGCCGAGGAGGCCGCACCCTCATGAGTCCCTTCACCGGCTCCGCGACCCGCACCCCCGACTGGCGGCATCTGCGCCTGGCCGTCGACGACGGCGTCGCCACGGTCACCCTCGCCCGCCCCGACAAGCTCAACGCGCTCACCTTCGGCGCCTACGCCGACCTGCGCGACCTGCTCGCCGAGCTGTCCCGCGACAAGTCCGTGCGGGCCCTGGTGCTCGGCGGCGAGGGGCGCGGCTTCTGCTCGGGCGGCGACGTCGACGAGATCATCGGCGCGACGCTCGCCATGGACACCGCCCAGCTGCTCGACTTCAACCGCATGACGGGCCAGGTCGTCCGTGCCGTCCGCGAGTGCCCCTTCCCGGTGATCGCCGCCGTGCACGGCGTCGCCGCGGGCGCGGGCGCCGTCCTCGCGCTCGCCGCCGACTTCCGGATCGCCGACCCGTCCGCGAAGTTCGCCTTCCTCTTCACCCGCGTCGGCCTCTCCGGCGGCGACATGGGCGCCGCCTACCTGCTGCCCCGCGTCGTCGGCCTCGGCCACGCGACGCGCCTCCTGATGCTCGGCGAGCCCGTCCGCGCCCCCGAGGCCGAACGGATCGGCCTGATCAGCGAGTTGACCGAGGAGGGCAAGGCCGCGGAGGCCGCCGCCGCCCTCGCCCGCAGGCTCGCCGACGGGCCCGCCCTCGCGTACGCCCAGACCAAAGCGCTGCTCACCGCCGAACTCGACATGCCGCTGGCCGCCGCCGTCGAACTGGACGCGGCGACCCAGGCCCTCCTCATGAACGGCGAGGACTACGCGGAATTCCACGCGGCTTTCACGGAGAAGCGCCCCCCGAAGTGGCAGGGCCGATGAGCGCCCCGCAAGGGGCGCGGGGAACTGCGCGACCAGACACACCGCTCACGCCGCCCGAGGCGCACCGCATAGCCGTGATCGGCGGCGGCCCCGGCGGCCTCTACGCCGCCGTGCTGCTCAAGCGGCTCGACCCGGACCGCGAGGTCACCGTCTGGGAGCGCAACGCGCCCGACGACACCTTCGGCTTCGGCGTCGTCCTCTCCGACGAGACGCTCGGCGGCATCGAGCACGCCGACCCCGTCGTCCACGCCGCGCTCCAGGACGAGTTCGTGCGCTGGGACGACATCGACATCGTGCACCGCGACACCCGGCACACCTCGGGCGGCCACGGCTTCGCGGCGCTCGGCAGGCGCAGGCTCCTGGAGATCCTGCACGCGCGCTGCCGTGACCTCGGGGTCGAGCTCCGCTTCCGTACCGAGGCGCCGCCCGCGGCCACGCTCGCCACTCAGTACGACCTGGTGGTCGCGGCCGACGGCGTGCACAGCGCCACCCGCGACGCCCACGCCGACGCCTTCGGTCCCGACCTCACGACGCACCGTTGCCGCTACATCTGGCTGGCCGCCGACTTCGCCTTCGACGCGTTCCGCTTCGAGATCGCCGAGACCGAGCACGGCGTCATGCAGTTGCACGGCTATCCGTTCTCGCCGCACGAGTCCACCGTCATCGTCGAGATGCGCGAGGAGGTCTGGCACGCGGCGGGCTTCGACGGGCTCGACGAGCAGGAGTCGACGGAGCGCTGCGCGAAGATCTTCGCCGACGCGCTCGGCGGCCGACCCCTGCGCGGCAACAAGTCCGCCTGGATCAACTTCCGTACGGTGGTCAACTCCCACTGGTCGTACGGCAATACGGTCCTCATCGGCGACGCCGCGCACACCGCCCACTTCTCCATCGGCTCCGGCACCAAGCTCGCCGTCGAGGACGCCCTCGCCCTCGCCGCCTGCCTCCAGGAGCAGCCCGACATCCCGAGCGCCCTCGCCGCGTACGAGGCGGAGCGCCGCCCCGTCGTCGCCTCCACGCAGCGCGCGGCCCGCGCCAGTCTGGAGTGGTTCGAGCGGCTGCCGGACTACCTCGACCAGCCGCCGCGCCAGTTCGCGTTCAACCTGCTGACCCGCAGCCGCCGCGTCACGCACGACAACCTCCGCCTGCGCGACGCCGACTTCACCCGATCCGTCGAACGGGACTTCGGCTGTCCCGAGGGCACGCCGCCCATGTTCACGCCCTTCACCCTGCGCGGCCTCACCCTGCGCAACCGCGTCGTCGTCTCGCCCATGGACATGTACTCCGCGGTGGACGGCGTCCCCGGCGACTTCCACCTCGTCCACCTGGGCGCGCGGGCGCTGGGCGGCGCGGGCCTGGTGATGACCGAGATGGTCTGCGTCAGCGAGCACGGCAGGATCACCCCGGGCTGCGCCGGGCTCTACACCGACGGACAGGCCGAGGCGTGGCGGCGGATCACCGCCTTCGCGCACGCCCGGGCGCCCGGCACCGCGATCGGCGTGCAGCTGGGCCACTCGGGCCGCAAGGGCTCCACGAAACTGATGTGGGAGGGCATCGACGAGCCGCTGCCCGACGGCAACTGGCCCCTGTCGGCCGCGTCCCCGCTCCCGTACCGCGCCGACAGCCAGATTCCGCACGAGCTGTCCCGCGCGGGCCTGACGGAGATCCGCGAACAGTTCGTCGCGGCGGCCCGCCGCGCCGCGCACGCGGACTTCGACCTCCTCGAACTCCACTGCGCCCACGGCTACTTGCTCTCCGGCTTCCTCTCCCCGCTGACCAACCACCGCACGGACCCCTACGGCGGCCCGCTGGAGAACCGGCTCCGCTTCCCCCTCGAAGTCTTCGACGCGGTACGAGAGGTGTGGCCGCACGACAGGCCCATGACGGTCAGGATCTCCGCCACCGACTGGGCCGAAGGCGGCACCACGGCGGCGGACGCGGTGGCGACCGCCCGCGCCTTCGCGGCCCACGGCGCCGACGCCATCGACGTCTCCACGGGCCAGGTCGTCTCCGACGAACGCCCCGCGTACGGCCGCTCCTACCAGACCCCGTACGCCGACCGGATCCGCAACGAGGCCGGCATCCCGGTGATCACCGTCGGCGCGATCTCCTCCTGGGACGACGTCAACTCCCTGATCCTGGCGGGCCGCGCCGACCTGTGCGCCCTGGCCCGCCCCCACCTCTACGACCCCCACTGGACCCTGCACGCGGCGGCCGAACAGGGCTACGCGGGCCCCGGCGCCCCCTGGCCCACCCCGTACGGAGCGGGCAGCCGCCGCCCGCAGACCGGCCGCACGGACGCGCCGAAACAGCGCCTGAAGCTCGGGAGCTGACGATTCAGGGCGCGGCCGTCACGAAGGCCGCGCCCGCCTCCCGCAGCCACCCGTCGAGCTCGGCGAACACCGCCGCGGAGCGGGTCCCCGGCCAGTCATCCGGCAGCAGTTCCGGCGGCAACCCCGGGTCCGCGTACGGCAGTTGGCGCCAGGAGTCGAGCGCGAGCAGATAGTCGCGGTACGCCTCCTGCGGTGACGGGGGAGTGTCGCGGCGCTGTTCCCAGGAGCGGAGCACCGGCTCGTGGCGGTCGAGGAACGCCTCGTGCTGCTTCGCGATGGAGGAGAGGTCCCACCAGCGGCCGACCGCCTCCGTGGTCGGCGCGTAGCCCAGGTGCTCGCCGCGGAACAGGTCGACGTACGCGGCGAGTTGGAGACGCTCCAGGGTGTGCCTGGTCTCCTCGTAGAGGTGGGCGGGGGCGATCCAGACGCCGGGGGCCGCCGTGCCGAAGCCGAGGCCCGCGAGGCGGGAGCGCAGGACGTGCCGCTTGTGCCGTTCGGACTCGGGGACGGAGAACACGGCGAGGACCCAGCCGCCCTCGCGCCGCGCGTCCGTGGACGTGCCGTAGATGCGGCGGTCGCCGTCCTCCAGGAGCTGGCGGGCGTCGGGCGAGAGGGCGTAGCCCGCCGCGCCCGAGTCCGTGCGCGCGGGCACCAGGAGCCCCCGGCGCTTGAGGCGGGACACCGACGAGCGCACCGAGGGCGCGTCGACGCCGACCGGTGCGAGGAGGCGCACCAGCTCGGCGACCGGCACCGGGCCCGGTGCCGCCCGGCCGTAGGCGCCGTAGAAGGTGACGATCAGGGACCGTGGAGTGTGCTGCTCGGACACGTGATCACTCTACGGGCGACCGCTGACCTTCGGCGGCACCACTGTCCTTCGGCGGCTCCGCCCGCAGCCGGAACCGTTGCAGCTTCCCCGTGGGCGTACGCGGCAGTGCGTCGAGGAAGACGAACGCGCGCGGGCACTTGTAGGGGACGAGTTCCGCCTTCACGAAGTCACGGAGCCGGTCCGGATCCCTGTCCGCCCCCGCGCGCAGCACGACGTACGCCACCACGATCTGCCCGCGCAGTTCGTCGGCGCGCCCCACCACGGCCGTCTCCGCGACGTCCGGATGGCGCATCAGGGCCTCTTCCACCTCGGGGCCCGCGATGTTGTACCCGGCCGAGATGATCATGTCGTCGGCGCGTGCGACATAGCGGAAGTAGCCGTCGGTGTCGCGGACGTAGGTGTCCCCCGTGACGTTCCAGCCGTGCCGTACGTAGACCTGCTGGCGGGCGTCGGCGAGATAGCGGCAGCCGACCGGTCCGCGCACGGCGAGCAGTCCCGGTTCGCCGTCGGGCACCGGTGCCCCTGACTCGTCCACCACGCGCGCGTGCCACCCCGGCACGGGGAGCCCGGTCGTGCCGGGCCTGATCGCCTCGTCGGCGGCGGAGATGAAGATGTGGAGCAGCTCGGTGGCGCCGATGCCGTTGATGATGCGGTGCCCGGTGCGCTGGTTCCAGGCCTGCCAGGTGCCCACGGGCAGGTTCTCGCCCGCGGAGACGCAGCGGCGCAGCGAGGAGACGTCGTAGGCGTCGATGTGGTCGAGCATCGTGCGGTACGCGGTCGGCGCGGTGAAGAGCACCGTCACGCCGTGCTCGGCGATCGCGGGCAACAGCTGCTTGGGGCCCGCCTGTTCGAGCAGTAGCGAGGAGGCGCCGAAGCGCAGCGGGAAGATCACGAGCCCGCCGAGCCCGAAGGTGAAGCCGAGCGGCGGACTGCCCGTGAAGACGTCGTCGGGGCCGGGACGCAGGATGTGGCGCGCGAAGGAGTCGGCGATGGCGAGCACGTCGCGGTGGAAGTGCATGCACCCTTTGGGGCGTCCCGTGGTGCCCGAGGTGAACGCGATCAGCGCGACGTCGTCGGCCGCCGTGTCCACCGGTTCGTAGTAGGCGGGCTGCCGGGCGGCGCGCGCGAGGAGGTCGTCGGGGCCCTCACCGGCGTACGTCGTGATGCTGAGCCCCGGTATCCCCGCCTTGATCAGGTCGTCGACCGCCCTGATGTCGCACAGCGCGTGCCGCACCTCGGCGATCTCGCACATCGTGGCCAGCTCCTGCGCGCGCTGCTGGGCCAGGACGGTGACGGCGACGGCGCCCGCCTTCATCACCGCGAGCCAGCAGGCGGCGAGCCAGGGCGTGGTGGCCCCGCGCAGCAGCACGCGCTGTCCCGGCAGGACGCCGAGCTCGGAGGTGAGCACGTGCGCGAGGCGGTCGACGTGGTCCTGGAGCTGTCCGTACGTCCAGGTCTCGCCGGACGGCGCGTGGAAGGCGGGGCGGTCGGCGCCGTGCCGCTCCACGGTGCGGTCGAGGAGCTCGGCGCCGCAGTTCAGGCGGTCGGGGTAGTGCAGCTCAGGACGGTCGTGGACGAGGGCGGGCCACTGCTCGCGCGGCGGGAGGTGGTCCCGGGCGAACGTGTCGACGTGTCCGGATGGTGTCAGCCCTGGAATGCCGATGGATGCCATGGCGGGGGTGCCCCCTTGCCTGCCGGTCGGGCGCTGTGGTGGGCTCGCTCCACGAGCGTATCGTGATGGTGACGACAGTCAACGGTGCGCGATAAAGGAGGGGCCTGGGGTGACGGCATTCTCGCTCAATCCTGACCAAACCGCCCGATGTGCGGAACTGCGCACGCTCGCCGCCGAGCGGCTGCGCCCGTTGGCGGAGAAGGGCGATCCCGGCCATGTGAACCGCCCGCTGGTGGCCGCGCTCGGCGAACTCGGCCTGCTGGACGGCCTCTTCACCTCCGGCGCGCTCGACCTCTGCCTGATGCGCGAATCCCTCGCCTACGTCTGTACGGAGGCCGAGACCGCCCTCGCCCTGCAAGGACTCGGCGCCCATCCGGTGCACGCCCACGGCACTCCCGCCCAGCGAGAGCGGTGGCTGCCGCAGGTCCGCACGGGGCACGCCGTCGCCGCCTTCGCGCTCTCCGAGCCGGGCGCGGGCTCGGACGCGGCCGCCCTCGCGCTGGCCGCCGAACCGGACGGCACCTCGGGTGACTGGCGCCTGACGGGCGAGAAGTGCTGGATCTCGAACGCCCCCGAGGCCGACTTCTACACCGTCTTCGCCCGTACGTCACCGGACGCGGGAGCCCAGGGCGTCACCGCGTTCCTGGTCCCCGCCGACCGCGCGGGCCTGACCGGCACGCCCCTCGACATGCTCTCCCCGCACCCGATCGGCGCGCTCGCCTTCGACGCGGTGCGGGTGGGCCCCGACGACGTGCTCGGCGAGGTCGACCGGGGCTTCCGGGTGGCCATGACGACCCTGAACCGGTTCCGGCCGAGCGTGGGCGCCTTCGCGGTCGGGATGGCGCAGGCGGCGCTGGACGCGGCGCTGGCCCACACCGCCGAACGGGACGCGTTCGGGGGCAAGTTGAAGGACTTGCAGGCCGTGGGTCATCAGATCGCCGAGATGGCCGTGCGGACGGAGGCGGCCCGGTTGATGGTGTACGCGGCGGCTTCCGCGTACGACGCGGAGGGGCCGGGGGGCCCTGGTATCGCTCGGCGTGCGGCCATGGCGAAGTTGCTTGCCACGGAGACGGCGCAGTATGTGGTCGACGCCTCCGTCCAATTGCATGGGGCGCGGGCACTTCGGCGTGGGCATCTTCTCGAGCATCTGTACCGGGAAGTGCGGGCGCCTCGGATCTATGAGGGGGCCAGTGAGGTGCAGCGGTCCATCATCGCCAAGGAACTTCTTGGCTGAGCGTCGTGGCAGTCTGCGGGTTCGCTTCGGCTGAGCGCGCAGTTCCCCGCGCCCCTGTCCGTGCCGTTCCTACCCAGGAGTTCAGTGAATGTCCCTGCATCGCGTCAATCCTTCCGAGCTCTCCCCGCCCACCGGCTTCTCGCACGCCGTCGTCGCCACCGGGTCGCGGCTTGTCTTCCTCGCGGGGCAGACCGCCCTCGACGGTGAGGGCAAGGTCACCGGGGCGACCCTGCCCGAGCAGTTCGAGGTGGCGCTGGCCAACCTGCTGGCCGCGCTGCGGCACTCCGGCGGGACCCCCGCCGACCTGGCCCGCGTCACCGTCTACGCCACGGACGTCGCCGACTACCGCGCCTGCGCGGCCGAACTGGGCCGCGTCTGGCGGCGGTTGGCGGGACGTGACTATCCGGCGATGGCGGTGATCGGCGCGGTCCGGCTCTGGGACGAGCAGGCCCTGGTGGAACTGGACGGGGTGGCAGTACTCGGCTGATTTGGGGGTACCTGATGACGGCCGCGGCCACCGGGGTCGTGGGAACGGCAAGTTCCGGCGTTCCACAGAAGGGTGAAGACGTGCGTGCGAGCAGGCTTTCGGTCGTGGTCGGGATGGTGGGGCTCTCCGCGGCCCTGCTGACGAGCTGCGGAGACGGGGACGACGGAGGGGGTTCCGGCAAACCGTTCGCCAAGGACAGCGCGGACCAGGTCGCGGCCAAGGCGGTCGAGGCGACCAAGAAGGCCGATTCGATGCGCATCAAGGGCGACATGCGCCAGGCCGACGGGAAGACGGTGAGCCTGGACCTCGCGGTCGACCAGGAGAAGAACTGTCAGGGGACCATCGGCACCAACGGCTCCGAGGCCGAGCTGCGACATACGAACGGGACGCTCTACCTGCGGGGCGACGAGGCGTACTGGAAGACCGCCCTGAAGAACCAGCCGGGGTCGCAGAAGGTGGTGTCCAAGGTCGCCGACAAGTGGGTCAAGATGCCCGCCGACGACGCCTCGACCTCCGGGATGTGCGACAAGCAGGGCCTGGTCGCGTCGATGGACGAGAACAAGTCCGAGCGCAAGGGCATGAAGAAGGGCGACACCACGTCGGTCGACGGCAAGGACGCCCTCGCCCTGACGAAGAAGGTCGGCGACGAGACGCACACGATGTACGTCGCGACCGAGGGCGAGCCGTACATCCTGCGCAGCACGGTCAAGGGCGGCGACAAGCCCAACGAGGCGACGTTCGGCGACTACGGCAAGTCCGTGAACCCGAAGGAGCCGAGCAAGGACGAGACGGTCGACCTGAAGGCACTCGCGGCCTCGGGTCAGTAGGGGCAGGGCAGGACAGGGCAGGACAGGACGGAGCCGCCCGCACCCACGAAGGGGTGCGGGCGGCGGGCGTCCTCAGGGAGCGGTCCCCGGGGCAGCGGGGATCAGATGTCCCGGAACGTCTCGATCTGCGCGCCCACGGAGTTGAGCCGCTCCGCCAGGTCCTCGTAGCCGCGGTTGATCACGTAGACGTTGCGCAGCACGGACGTGCCCTCGGCGGCCATCATCGCGAGCAGGACGACCACGGCGGGCCGCAGCGCGGGCGGGCACATCATCTCGGCGGCGCGCCAGCGGGTGGGGCCCTCGACGAGCACCCGGTGCGGGTCGAGCAACTGGAGGCGCCCGCCGAGGCGGTTGAGGTCCGTCAGGTAGATCGCGCGGTTGTCGTACACCCAGTCGTGGATCAGCGTCTTGCCCTGCGCCGCCGCCGCGATGGCCGCGAAGAAGGGGACGTTGTCGATGTTCAGGCCGGGGAACGGCATCGGGTGGATCTTGTCGATGGGCGCCTCCAGCTTGGAGGGCCGCACCGTGAGGTCGATCAGGCGCGTCCGGCCGTTGTCGGCGGGGTACTCCGCCGTGCGGTCGTGGTCGAGGCCCATCTCCTCCAGGACCGCGAGCTCGATCTCCAGGAACTCGATCGGCACGCGGCGCACGGTCAGTTCGGACTCCGTGACGACGGCGGCGGCCAGGAGGCTCATCGCCTCGACCGGGTCCTCGGAGGGGGAGTAGTCCACGTCGACGTCGATGTTCGGGACGCCGTGCACGGTCAGGGTCGTGGTGCCGATGCCCTCGACCGCGACGCCGAGCGCCTCCAGGAAGAAGCAGAGGTCCTGGACCATGTAGTTCGACGACGCGTTGCGGATGACCGTCGTACCGGCGCTGCGGGCCGCGGCGAGCAGCGCGTTCTCGGTGACGGTGTCCCCGCGCTCGGTGAGCACGATGGGGCGGTCGGGGGAGACGTCCCGCGCGACCTCGGCGTGGTACAGCCCCTCGGTCGCCGCGATGTCCAGGCCGAACCGGCGCAGCGCGATCATGTGCGGCTCGATCGTGCGGGTGCCGAGGTCGCAGCCGCCTGCGTAGGGCAGCTTGAAACGGTCCATGACGTGCAGCAGCGGGCCGAGGAACATGATGATCGAGCGGGTGCGGATCGCCGCCTCCGCGTCGATCGCGTCCATGTCGAGCTTGGCGGGCGGCACGATCTCCAGGTCGACGCCGTCGTTGATCCAACGGGTGCGCACGCCGATGGAGTTGAGCACCTCGAGGAGGCGGTAGACCTCTTCGATGCGGGCGACGCGGCGCAGCACCGTGCGCCCCTTGTTCAGCAGGGACGCACAGAGCAGCGCCACGCACGCGTTCTTGCTCGTCTTGACGTCGATGGCGCCGGAGAGCCGGCGCCCGCCCACGACTCGCAGATGCATGGGACCCGCGTACCCGAGCGAGACGATTTCACTGTCGAGCGCCTCGCCGATTCGGGCGATCATCTCAAG contains:
- a CDS encoding acyl-CoA dehydrogenase family protein; the encoded protein is MTAFSLNPDQTARCAELRTLAAERLRPLAEKGDPGHVNRPLVAALGELGLLDGLFTSGALDLCLMRESLAYVCTEAETALALQGLGAHPVHAHGTPAQRERWLPQVRTGHAVAAFALSEPGAGSDAAALALAAEPDGTSGDWRLTGEKCWISNAPEADFYTVFARTSPDAGAQGVTAFLVPADRAGLTGTPLDMLSPHPIGALAFDAVRVGPDDVLGEVDRGFRVAMTTLNRFRPSVGAFAVGMAQAALDAALAHTAERDAFGGKLKDLQAVGHQIAEMAVRTEAARLMVYAAASAYDAEGPGGPGIARRAAMAKLLATETAQYVVDASVQLHGARALRRGHLLEHLYREVRAPRIYEGASEVQRSIIAKELLG
- a CDS encoding RidA family protein, coding for MSLHRVNPSELSPPTGFSHAVVATGSRLVFLAGQTALDGEGKVTGATLPEQFEVALANLLAALRHSGGTPADLARVTVYATDVADYRACAAELGRVWRRLAGRDYPAMAVIGAVRLWDEQALVELDGVAVLG
- a CDS encoding helix-turn-helix domain-containing protein — translated: MADDYLERIGKLIRDARQHRGWTQTQLAEALSTSQSAVNRIERGNQNISLEMIARIGEALDSEIVSLGYAGPMHLRVVGGRRLSGAIDVKTSKNACVALLCASLLNKGRTVLRRVARIEEVYRLLEVLNSIGVRTRWINDGVDLEIVPPAKLDMDAIDAEAAIRTRSIIMFLGPLLHVMDRFKLPYAGGCDLGTRTIEPHMIALRRFGLDIAATEGLYHAEVARDVSPDRPIVLTERGDTVTENALLAAARSAGTTVIRNASSNYMVQDLCFFLEALGVAVEGIGTTTLTVHGVPNIDVDVDYSPSEDPVEAMSLLAAAVVTESELTVRRVPIEFLEIELAVLEEMGLDHDRTAEYPADNGRTRLIDLTVRPSKLEAPIDKIHPMPFPGLNIDNVPFFAAIAAAAQGKTLIHDWVYDNRAIYLTDLNRLGGRLQLLDPHRVLVEGPTRWRAAEMMCPPALRPAVVVLLAMMAAEGTSVLRNVYVINRGYEDLAERLNSVGAQIETFRDI
- a CDS encoding AMP-binding protein codes for the protein MASIGIPGLTPSGHVDTFARDHLPPREQWPALVHDRPELHYPDRLNCGAELLDRTVERHGADRPAFHAPSGETWTYGQLQDHVDRLAHVLTSELGVLPGQRVLLRGATTPWLAACWLAVMKAGAVAVTVLAQQRAQELATMCEIAEVRHALCDIRAVDDLIKAGIPGLSITTYAGEGPDDLLARAARQPAYYEPVDTAADDVALIAFTSGTTGRPKGCMHFHRDVLAIADSFARHILRPGPDDVFTGSPPLGFTFGLGGLVIFPLRFGASSLLLEQAGPKQLLPAIAEHGVTVLFTAPTAYRTMLDHIDAYDVSSLRRCVSAGENLPVGTWQAWNQRTGHRIINGIGATELLHIFISAADEAIRPGTTGLPVPGWHARVVDESGAPVPDGEPGLLAVRGPVGCRYLADARQQVYVRHGWNVTGDTYVRDTDGYFRYVARADDMIISAGYNIAGPEVEEALMRHPDVAETAVVGRADELRGQIVVAYVVLRAGADRDPDRLRDFVKAELVPYKCPRAFVFLDALPRTPTGKLQRFRLRAEPPKDSGAAEGQRSPVE